Sequence from the Piscinibacter sp. HJYY11 genome:
GTCGAAGTGAGCGACTTCCTGAAGAAGGCGGGTCTCGCGGTGGAAACCGCGGTCGACGGCCGCGACGGCCTCTCCAAGCTCAAGAGCGACCCCGGCATCAAGCTGGTCGTGAGCGACGTGAACATGCCCAACATGGATGGCCTGACCATGGCCGAGAAGATCCGTGGCGAGCTCAACAACGCGGCCGTCAACATCGTGATGCTGACCACCGAGAACTCACCCATCATGAAAGAGCGCGGCAAGGCCGCCGGCATCAAGGGCTGGATCGTGAAGCCCTTCAAGGGCGACGCCGTGCTCGCCACCTTCAAGAAGCTCGCTGGCGCCTGACCGGCTGCATCGCGGGGCCCGGCTGCGGCGGGGCTGGAAAAGAATTCATGCGCATCACGCGCTGCACACCATGCTGTTCCGCCTGATCCTCCTCACGGCCGCCTTGCTCGGCCTGCTTCCCTCTGCTTTCGCCGCCGAGTCCGCCTGCCAGGCCTGCGGCGTGCAGGTGACGACGCTGGCCCAGCCTCTCAAGCTGGCCGGCACCTGGCTCTTCACCCGCGACGACAAGCCGCAGAACAAGGACGTCGGCCTCGACACCTCCGACTGGAAGCTCGCCAAGGCCCCGGGCCCGTGGAAGCACATCTACGGCGACAAGCAGAACTTCTCCGTCGGCTGGTACCGCGGCAGCCTGCACTTCGCGCCCGAGCTGGTGGGCCGGGAAGTGGTGCTGCTGGTCAACACCTACATGGCGCGCACGCAGGTGTTCGTCAACGGCCAGCTGATCTACGCGCGGCCGCACGACATCAACGTCGAGCGCTACCACTCGATCCAGCCGATCCCCGTCCGCTTCAAGATCACCCAGCCTGAGCAGGTGGTGGCGATCCGCGTCGACACGCCGCTCATGACCGGCATCTACCAGCTGCCGCTGGAGATCCATGCCTACGACCAGCACGACGCCAGCCTCGTGGCCCACCAGGTGTGGGGCGGCGAGATGCGCACCATCATCTCGTACGTGGTGCTGACCTTCGGGCTCTTCTTCCTGCTGGTCTATGCCAAGACACGCCACTCGATGTACCTGGTGGCGGCGATGGCCAGCATCCTGATCTTCCCGTTCTTCGCGGCGCCGGGCGACTACTTCCTGCAGATCTTCCAGCCCGAGACGATGCTGTACTGGCACTACACCGGCCTGTCGGCGATCTTCGTCTTCTACCTGTTCACGCAGTACGTCCACGTCTTCACGCCCAAGCTGAA
This genomic interval carries:
- a CDS encoding response regulator, translated to MAQILVVDDSSTVRVEVSDFLKKAGLAVETAVDGRDGLSKLKSDPGIKLVVSDVNMPNMDGLTMAEKIRGELNNAAVNIVMLTTENSPIMKERGKAAGIKGWIVKPFKGDAVLATFKKLAGA